A genomic segment from Polyangium mundeleinium encodes:
- a CDS encoding ABC-F family ATP-binding cassette domain-containing protein: MITLDKLSKRFGPKILFENVSMRFDPGKRYALVGANGAGKSTLLKVISGEHESDQGSVEIPSKLKVGVLSQDHFAYESVRILDAVLMGNRVLWDATQEKERLLEGEMDDEVGMRLAELEGTIGEEDGYTAEARAAEILEGLGITSSRHLDTVSTLAGGYKLRVLIAQTLFAGADVLLLDEPTNHLDLDSIRWLESYLTHDFRGTLLVVSHDRHFMNAIATHVADVDYQTVTVYTGDYDDFIEQKTTGKRQSEADAAQKKKKIAELKDFVARFGASASRSSQAQSRVKEMEKLESSIQVRRSSVVRPYIKFEIEKPSGRDVLRVEGLSKSFDDLRVIEGLGLNLNRGDKLAVIGPSGIGKSTLLKLLVAEHAPDAGTIVWGHDTSVGYFAQDHHEALEPGFSAYEWLHRFDPEAQLEDVRSVLGKLLFSGEAGLKKTESLSGGEAARLVLAKLILLKNNVVVLDEPTNHLDVESIDALLQALIAFKGTVVVTSHDRHFIGKLGTRVLELSRKGPRLFNGTYDEFLERFGDEQGER; encoded by the coding sequence ATGATCACGCTCGACAAGCTCTCCAAGCGCTTCGGCCCGAAAATTCTCTTCGAAAACGTCTCGATGCGGTTCGATCCGGGCAAGCGGTACGCGCTCGTCGGGGCCAACGGCGCGGGAAAATCGACGCTGCTCAAGGTCATCTCGGGGGAGCACGAGTCGGATCAAGGCTCGGTCGAGATCCCGAGCAAGCTGAAGGTCGGCGTGCTCTCGCAGGACCACTTCGCCTATGAGTCCGTCCGCATCCTCGACGCCGTGCTCATGGGCAACCGTGTCCTCTGGGACGCCACGCAAGAGAAGGAGCGGCTGCTCGAAGGCGAGATGGACGATGAGGTCGGCATGCGCCTCGCCGAGCTCGAAGGGACGATCGGCGAGGAGGACGGCTACACCGCCGAGGCCCGCGCCGCGGAGATCCTGGAGGGCCTCGGAATCACGTCGTCCCGGCACCTCGACACCGTGAGCACGCTGGCAGGCGGGTACAAGCTGCGTGTGCTCATCGCGCAAACGCTCTTCGCAGGCGCCGACGTCCTCTTGCTCGACGAGCCGACGAACCACCTCGACCTCGACTCCATCCGGTGGCTCGAATCGTACCTGACCCACGATTTCCGCGGGACGCTGCTCGTCGTGAGCCACGATCGGCATTTCATGAACGCGATCGCGACGCACGTCGCCGACGTCGATTACCAGACGGTCACCGTGTACACGGGCGACTACGACGATTTCATCGAGCAGAAGACGACCGGGAAGCGCCAGTCGGAGGCCGACGCGGCACAGAAGAAAAAGAAGATCGCCGAGCTCAAGGACTTCGTGGCGCGCTTCGGCGCGAGCGCGAGCCGGTCGAGCCAGGCGCAGTCGCGCGTCAAGGAGATGGAGAAGCTCGAAAGCAGCATCCAGGTGCGGCGATCGAGCGTGGTGCGTCCGTACATCAAGTTCGAGATCGAAAAACCGTCCGGTCGCGACGTGCTTCGCGTGGAGGGGCTCTCGAAAAGCTTCGATGATCTGCGGGTGATCGAGGGGCTCGGGTTGAACCTGAACCGCGGCGACAAACTCGCGGTGATCGGGCCGAGCGGCATCGGCAAGTCGACGTTGCTCAAGTTGCTCGTCGCAGAGCACGCGCCGGACGCGGGGACCATCGTGTGGGGCCACGACACGAGCGTGGGGTATTTCGCGCAGGATCATCACGAGGCGCTCGAACCCGGCTTCTCGGCGTACGAGTGGCTGCACCGCTTCGATCCGGAGGCGCAACTCGAAGACGTGCGTTCGGTGCTGGGGAAGCTGCTCTTCAGCGGAGAAGCAGGGCTCAAGAAGACGGAGAGCCTGTCAGGCGGGGAGGCTGCGCGGCTGGTCCTGGCCAAGCTCATCCTGCTGAAGAACAACGTGGTGGTGCTGGACGAGCCGACGAACCACCTCGACGTGGAGAGCATCGACGCGCTCTTGCAGGCGTTGATCGCCTTCAAGGGGACAGTGGTGGTGACGAGCCACGATCGGCATTTCATCGGCAAGCTCGGGACGCGCGTGCTCGAGCTGTCCCGCAAAGGGCCGCGGCTCTTCAATGGGACGTACGACGAGTTCCTGGAGCGGTTCGGGGACGAGCAAGGGGAGCGTTGA
- a CDS encoding NADPH:quinone oxidoreductase family protein: protein METATSLPPGKQVVVAEFGETPLEAIERHTSLVDMPPPDPATLSARDVIVAVKSASVGWVDLLMTSGQYQHMAQPPYCPGLEYAGVIAWMGEEAAAAGRFAVGDSILVDGLLAGPRSLGPYQKYGGFASYAVAPIEAVQRIPQGLGFDEACNLLGNYETAYHCLVTRGRLRAGETVLIHGASGATGLAAVHLAKLLGAKVIATGRSDEKLAVVAAQGADHVVNCKGEGGGIRAFRADVKALTGGEGVDVVYDGVGGEISVESLKCVRFGARFLIVGWASTPFVAKGKGQRGAPNVNVLPTNLIMMKGLDVLGCPAAISTLHDPSIRAPRLEQILRWANEGSIRPLVAKHYPMEQYAEAMRSKWNAEVVGGIVLHP, encoded by the coding sequence TTGGAAACGGCCACATCTCTTCCCCCCGGCAAACAGGTCGTCGTCGCCGAATTTGGCGAGACCCCGCTCGAAGCCATCGAGCGCCATACCTCGCTCGTGGACATGCCTCCGCCCGATCCCGCGACGCTCTCGGCCCGTGATGTGATCGTGGCCGTCAAGAGCGCGTCCGTCGGCTGGGTCGACCTCCTGATGACGAGCGGTCAATACCAGCACATGGCGCAACCGCCGTACTGTCCCGGCCTCGAGTATGCGGGGGTCATCGCCTGGATGGGCGAGGAGGCCGCAGCGGCGGGGCGTTTCGCCGTGGGGGATTCCATTCTCGTGGACGGCTTGCTCGCCGGTCCACGTTCCCTGGGCCCGTATCAGAAATACGGGGGGTTTGCCTCGTACGCCGTCGCGCCGATCGAGGCCGTACAACGGATCCCGCAGGGGCTCGGCTTCGACGAGGCGTGTAACCTCCTCGGAAACTACGAGACGGCATACCATTGCCTCGTCACGCGCGGGCGTCTCCGCGCGGGCGAGACCGTGCTCATCCACGGCGCGTCCGGCGCGACCGGGCTTGCGGCGGTGCACCTCGCCAAGCTCCTCGGCGCGAAGGTGATCGCGACGGGTCGCTCCGACGAGAAGCTCGCCGTCGTGGCCGCGCAAGGCGCCGATCACGTCGTCAACTGCAAAGGCGAGGGCGGCGGCATTCGAGCCTTCCGCGCAGACGTGAAGGCATTGACGGGCGGCGAGGGCGTGGACGTCGTGTACGACGGCGTCGGCGGCGAGATATCGGTCGAGAGCTTGAAGTGCGTGCGTTTTGGCGCTCGGTTCCTGATCGTCGGATGGGCCTCGACGCCTTTCGTGGCGAAAGGCAAGGGGCAACGCGGCGCGCCGAACGTCAACGTGCTCCCGACGAACCTCATCATGATGAAGGGCCTCGACGTGCTCGGTTGCCCGGCGGCCATCTCGACGCTGCACGATCCCTCGATTCGCGCCCCGCGGCTCGAGCAGATCTTGCGATGGGCGAACGAGGGCAGCATCCGGCCGCTCGTCGCGAAGCATTATCCGATGGAGCAATACGCCGAGGCGATGCGATCGAAATGGAATGCAGAGGTCGTCGGCGGGATCGTGCTCCATCCGTGA
- a CDS encoding NRDE family protein produces the protein MCVLFLGFAAHPDHDVVLAANRDEFHARPTREMHAWDDHPDLLAGRDLQSGGTWLGVTRSGRFAAITNFRDPAAQRRDAQSRGALVVEYLLGDGAPHAFTESLRPRASAFNGFNLIVGTRREAAYFASLTGESRALAPGVYGLSNHLLDTPWPKLVQGKGAFTKLLESRPLPEPEAFFQMLRSDRGAPDAELPDTGVGLEMERMLAPLFIEDARRPPLYGTRSSSVVAFSKTGEVRFWERSFLPGTEPRQVERSFRTLDAPLE, from the coding sequence ATGTGCGTGCTGTTCCTGGGCTTCGCGGCGCATCCGGATCACGACGTCGTGCTGGCCGCCAACCGCGACGAGTTTCACGCTCGTCCGACCCGGGAAATGCACGCTTGGGACGATCACCCCGACCTCCTCGCCGGGCGTGACCTGCAGAGCGGCGGGACCTGGCTCGGCGTGACGCGGTCCGGGCGCTTCGCCGCCATCACGAACTTCCGGGACCCCGCGGCGCAGCGCAGGGACGCGCAATCACGCGGCGCGCTCGTGGTGGAGTATCTCCTGGGCGACGGCGCGCCGCATGCGTTCACCGAGAGCCTTCGCCCGCGCGCGAGTGCGTTCAACGGGTTCAACCTGATCGTGGGCACGCGGCGCGAGGCGGCCTATTTCGCGAGCCTGACGGGCGAGTCGCGTGCGCTCGCGCCCGGCGTGTATGGGCTCAGCAACCATCTCCTCGACACGCCCTGGCCGAAGCTCGTGCAGGGCAAGGGCGCCTTCACGAAGCTGCTCGAATCACGTCCGCTCCCGGAGCCCGAGGCGTTTTTCCAGATGTTGCGTTCGGATCGGGGGGCGCCGGACGCGGAGCTCCCGGATACGGGCGTGGGATTGGAGATGGAGCGGATGCTTGCGCCGCTGTTCATCGAGGATGCGAGGAGGCCTCCCTTGTACGGGACGCGGTCGAGCTCGGTGGTCGCCTTCTCGAAAACGGGCGAGGTCAGGTTTTGGGAGAGGAGCTTCCTGCCGGGAACCGAGCCTCGGCAGGTGGAGAGGTCGTTCCGGACGCTTGACGCGCCGTTAGAATAG